TGTCCAAAACAGCCATTAAAATCATACTTGGCAAGATTGCCAGCGAAAGCAAGAAGTACGGAAGGATTATGGTGAAGGGCAGAATTGTCTACAGGCAATCAGTCAAAAACATACTCCAAATGTAAAACTAAATAAAAAGCCATCAAATGCAGATCAAATTATTTCCGCTGAAGTCATTTACCGATTTCAGCGGTTTTTAATGTCTATGAAAGACCAATGCTGCAAAATCATTTTATGATTTTGTTAATGCCCAGGTAATATCTCCCTCTTATCTTGTATATATAGCCCAATAATGTGACAAATAACAATTTTCCCAATATATTGACATGTAAAGTTTCAGGTTGTATAATTTCATTAACTAATCGTTAACCTAATAAATAAATCAAAATATAAGGGGAATCAAAATGAATAACAAAAAGATTTTATCATTAACCTTAGGAGCATTTATCCTAGCCTACGGTATATCGGACACCAGTGCATTAACCTCATGGAGCTGAGGCATTGAAGGTATTGCACCTTTTTTTGTTGTGCTTAAGGAAGCTACAGCATTTGAAAACAATAAAATCCTTTCAATTTCATCTGTATTAATGCTTTGGATTTTGGCATCATATTGCTTTATAAGTGAATAGAGAAAGCCTCCTAGGAAAGCATCCCCTGCACCTGTTGTATCTACGGTCTTACATCTGGTAAAAGTAGGAACCTTGCCGTTTTTATCCTTTAGTCTGTAAAAACAGCCTTCCCCTCCCATTGTTACCAATATAACATCAATACCATAGTCCTCATAGATCTTAAGGCTTCCTGTATGGAGGTCCGCCATACCTGTAATAAACTCCAGCTCCTCCTCAGATATCTTAAGTATATTGCAATACTTAAGCCCAAAACGTATCTCCTCTAGAGCATGTTTAAGGTTATTCCAAAGTGCAGGCCTCAGGTTTGGATCATAGGATATGATAAGTCCCTTTTCTTTAGCATAATCCAGTGCTGCAACTGTTGCACTTCTAGCAGGCTCGTCAGTCAAAGAAAGGGAGCCGAAATGAAATATCTTTGAATCTCCGATAATCCCATAGTCTAGCTCGCTGCTTTTTAACATTGTATCCGCTCCAGGCTTTCTATAGAAGCTAAATGACCTGTCACCGACTTCATTAAGCTGGACAAATGCAAGGGTGGTATTTGCTTCACTTGCAAGCATAAGCCCTGAAACATCAATATTGTATCTTATCAATGTTTCTTTAAGATATTCTCCAAATATATCCTTTCCCACCTTGCCCATAAAAGCAGTCCTCCCGCCAAGCCTTGATATGCAGGCTAATACATTGGCAGGTGCTCCACCTGGGTTTCTTTCAAAGCAGGCATTACCTTGCTCAGATAGACCTGCGGGAGTAAAATCGATTAACAACTCACCGATTGCAGTTACATCAAACATGACTGTCTACCTCTCACACTTTTCTGTTTTGAGCAGGATTAATTCTAGGGTCGGTATATATATCGTATTCGTCCCTGCTCTTGGTTGAAAACTCGGATATTACAGCACCTTCAGCTCCTGCCTGAAACCAATGTAGGGTATCTGGAGCTAATGTGTATTGTTCTCCAGCACTAAGCTCAATTTCGTGCCATACAGTAAAGTACACTTCGCTTCCCCTCGGAGGTTTTGCTTTTGGATTCTTTGCAGGCTCACCCGGTACATATAAATAAACCCTTCCATACCTGCATCTGAAGGTTTCTTCCTTGCCTGGCTCACCCAACACAGGAGGATGTCTGTGCTCAGGGCAGGTCTGGCCCGGAAATAAAATAAGCTCTTTTGCACAGCATCTGTCTGTATTTACATATACAATGAGCTCAAGACCTATATTTTCAACATCTCCAAGTCCATACTCCGCAACTTCCATTTCATTCTTTTCTTTTTGGGTGATTACAATACCTGCTTTATTTAAATACTCAACAGCTCTTTCACAAGTTTTGGAATACACCTCTTTAGTCAGCATAAATCAAGCCTCCTTGTAGTTTTATTCTCTATGCTTTTTCATAACTGTCATACAGACTGCGTACAATAAGCTCCATCCTAAGTTCCTGAAGGGAAATGTTTCTTGTAAGGGAGTCTTTTTTTAAGTATACTTCTCTGGTCTCTCCACCTGACATATCAAAGTAGTTATCACTAAATATGCCGTCTGTTATCTTAAGGTCCAGTTCTATGTATTTTGCAAGTCTCTTTGATGTCACGCAGATAACAAACCTGTCTGTTCTTTCCTTTATGCTTATTCCAAGCTCAGGGGCTTTAAATTCGAAATGCTTCGCAGGTACAAATAGTACAATACCTGAGCTTAATGTAAGATCTCCCTCAGTAAGTACGAACTCAAGATAAGAATTTCTCCGTTTTTCGTCGGTGTCTAGTATCTTTGAAAAGTCAAGCTTCTCAATTTGAGCAGCTGTCAAAGGCTCTATAGCCTCTTCCCTTTCATTTTGCATAATTACATTTTCTGTCACCGCATCTATAAGTCTCCACCGCATAACCCCGTTAACCACTTTTAATTTATCGTTGGTTACATGCAGAGACACACTGGTGCCCTCCTCGCAAGCTGAAGCCAATACAGGAGAATAAAATCTTTTTGCCACATAATGCAATGCCTTCCACCTTCCGAAACTGTCTATGCTTGCCCATGATGCTACAGGCCAGCAGTCATTCAACTGCCAGTATATGGCCCCCATACACCTTCCCCTGTTACGTCTCCAATGCTCAACACCATATCTTATGCCTTCCGCTTGAACCAGCTGAGATATATATAAAAGCGAATCAAAGCTGTCAGGATACCTGAAATACTGGGACATGTAATACATTATCTTTTCGTTGCCGGTTCCGCTTTTTTGGTGTTTTTCCATGACATATGAAAATATATTTCTGTCCTTCGGCAATGTAAAGGACTCAATGGTCTTTTTGCACGGAAATGACTGAAGACCAAACTCCGACATAAATCTCGGATAGCGTTTTCTGTACTCTGTAAAGGGCTCACGAAAATGCCATACTGTCCAGTCATGCATATCACCATAGTTTTGGTCGTTTGGCCTATCAAAACCGCCAAAGGATGATGGGGAAGCAAGCCAGTAGAAGGTATTAGGATCAGTTTCCCTAGCAACCTGGGGAAGAACAACCTCAAACTGCTCTATATAATACCGCCTGCGTTCTTCCGACTCATTCATATCCCATTCCGACCATCCCTGCTCCATCTCATTGTTTCCGCACCAAAGCCCCAAGGAAGCATGGTGTCTTATCCTCTTCATATTGCAGACCGCCTCTGCAATTACTTCCTCTTTGAATTTGCCAAAGAAGTCATATACACCGCAGGCAAACATCAAGTCCTGCCAGACAATCAAACCATACTCATCGCAGAGATCAAAAAAATAATCATCAGGGTAGTACGCTCCGCCCCAAACTCTTATACTGTTAAAATTGGCTTCCACGCAGCTTTTTATGAGTTTTTCAGTCCTATCCCTTGTGCATCTTGCCAGCAGGTTATCCATAGGAACCATATTTGCTCCCATTGCAAAAATTTCAATGCCGTTTATTTCATATGCAAAGGATCTTCCCCATTCATCATCCTTCTGATTTATTGACATTTGCCTAAGACCGACCCTTAAAGATTTATAATCAAGCCCGGCTTCTTTTTTAGAAAGTGCTACATCAACATTGTACAAATTTTGCTCCCCATAACCATTAGGCCACCAAAGCATGGGCTCGGTAATTTCCATAATCACATGCTCTTCTATTCTATACATGGTTATACTTTTTTCAAATTTATCCCCTTTAGGTGAGCTGACAGTAATGCTTATGTCATAATCCATTCCATCGTTCTTATCGAGCTTTACAAATATGTCCAAAGCAACACTTCCAGCCTGATGCTTTTGTGTTATGTAAACCTCTTCGATACGCTGTTTGTTAAAGCCTTCTATGTATATACTTCTCCATATTCCCATATCCGGAAGCGTAGGCCCCCAATCCCATCCAAACATGTAATGAGCTTTTCTAAGGTATGAAAATGAAGTATCGGAGAAATTTGACCATATAGGCTTTATCTTTTTTCTCTCTTCAAGATAATTAACAGGAGACTTAAAAAGAACACGTACGATATTTACTCCCTCAGTCAATATACCCTTCACATCAAATTCATAACTTCTATGCATATTTTCAGTCTCTGCAATCTTTTTTCCATTTACCGATATTTCAGCAATAGTGTCAAGTCCCTCACACTTCAATTTGAGAAAATCATGCTCAAGGATGCTCTTTGTAACAGTAAATTCCCTGCTGTATTCATAGTCAAAGCATGAAAGCTTATATACACTCTCTTCATTTTCTCGGTAATATGGATCTTCAATCTTACCTGCAGATAAAAGGTCGTTATAAACCGATCCGGGAACTTGTGCTTCTATCCACTGGAGTTCACCAACCCTTCTCATCATCCACTTTCCGTTCAAATCCATCAGTTTCATTTATTATGCTCCTTCAAATATTATGCTGCTCCAAAAAATCTAGAAATACTCACTATAAACAACTAGCAATAATAAAATTATACTTGAAGTTTATATACTTATCCATCATTAAATAAAATTCGATCAATATTTTATAACCTAACCGTCAACCTAACAGAATTATACCGATTTTTTAGGATTTGTTCTTGTATTGGTTTCACAAAAATTTGTACTATTTTAGCATAGTTTCATTAAAAGTAATTAATCTTAATATTCCAGCACATTTAAAACAGTTGATTTATAAAAAGACACCTAATATTATTATATTAAAAGTGATAAATGTAAGATTATTAACACTTTTAATA
This portion of the Pseudobacteroides sp. genome encodes:
- a CDS encoding carbohydrate kinase, with the protein product MFDVTAIGELLIDFTPAGLSEQGNACFERNPGGAPANVLACISRLGGRTAFMGKVGKDIFGEYLKETLIRYNIDVSGLMLASEANTTLAFVQLNEVGDRSFSFYRKPGADTMLKSSELDYGIIGDSKIFHFGSLSLTDEPARSATVAALDYAKEKGLIISYDPNLRPALWNNLKHALEEIRFGLKYCNILKISEEELEFITGMADLHTGSLKIYEDYGIDVILVTMGGEGCFYRLKDKNGKVPTFTRCKTVDTTGAGDAFLGGFLYSLIKQYDAKIQSINTDEIERILLFSNAVASLSTTKKGAIPSMPQLHEVNALVSDIP
- a CDS encoding D-lyxose/D-mannose family sugar isomerase; protein product: MLTKEVYSKTCERAVEYLNKAGIVITQKEKNEMEVAEYGLGDVENIGLELIVYVNTDRCCAKELILFPGQTCPEHRHPPVLGEPGKEETFRCRYGRVYLYVPGEPAKNPKAKPPRGSEVYFTVWHEIELSAGEQYTLAPDTLHWFQAGAEGAVISEFSTKSRDEYDIYTDPRINPAQNRKV
- a CDS encoding beta-mannosidase, whose translation is MKLMDLNGKWMMRRVGELQWIEAQVPGSVYNDLLSAGKIEDPYYRENEESVYKLSCFDYEYSREFTVTKSILEHDFLKLKCEGLDTIAEISVNGKKIAETENMHRSYEFDVKGILTEGVNIVRVLFKSPVNYLEERKKIKPIWSNFSDTSFSYLRKAHYMFGWDWGPTLPDMGIWRSIYIEGFNKQRIEEVYITQKHQAGSVALDIFVKLDKNDGMDYDISITVSSPKGDKFEKSITMYRIEEHVIMEITEPMLWWPNGYGEQNLYNVDVALSKKEAGLDYKSLRVGLRQMSINQKDDEWGRSFAYEINGIEIFAMGANMVPMDNLLARCTRDRTEKLIKSCVEANFNSIRVWGGAYYPDDYFFDLCDEYGLIVWQDLMFACGVYDFFGKFKEEVIAEAVCNMKRIRHHASLGLWCGNNEMEQGWSEWDMNESEERRRYYIEQFEVVLPQVARETDPNTFYWLASPSSFGGFDRPNDQNYGDMHDWTVWHFREPFTEYRKRYPRFMSEFGLQSFPCKKTIESFTLPKDRNIFSYVMEKHQKSGTGNEKIMYYMSQYFRYPDSFDSLLYISQLVQAEGIRYGVEHWRRNRGRCMGAIYWQLNDCWPVASWASIDSFGRWKALHYVAKRFYSPVLASACEEGTSVSLHVTNDKLKVVNGVMRWRLIDAVTENVIMQNEREEAIEPLTAAQIEKLDFSKILDTDEKRRNSYLEFVLTEGDLTLSSGIVLFVPAKHFEFKAPELGISIKERTDRFVICVTSKRLAKYIELDLKITDGIFSDNYFDMSGGETREVYLKKDSLTRNISLQELRMELIVRSLYDSYEKA